One genomic segment of Salinibacter grassmerensis includes these proteins:
- a CDS encoding type IV pilus twitching motility protein PilT has protein sequence MENVPPSPAATAESDSRADEAPSEACARIIESIPDGYRGQRRLRYLAEQTAKLSPKRERALRDHVNQFVERTLELDASDMDLGGRACDGNVWYRVDGEKRREDAFGTYDPLETDVLVLNLLNEKQTKQLLNEGAADFSYRLQSVTGEDGRPRRFRATAYSDYDHAALNMRAITDEVFALEDLNFHEKIQKGMMFRHVRDGLTLITGVTGSGKSTTLDAIIDANNEDFPGHVVVIAQPVEYMHKPKKCIVRHREVGKDVETFKAGITQALRQDPDIVVIGEMRDPETIQAALEITDSGHKVFSTLHTSSAMETIDRIVAEVPPEEQQRVRHRLADVLRCVISQQLLPKMGGGRQMAKEVLWVGSSARAAIKNDNVGEVYQMMWEGGKQGQTTLEQDLYRLVRKKKIKPEHAMDYANNKKRLRRLF, from the coding sequence ATGGAAAACGTCCCCCCTTCCCCCGCGGCGACTGCCGAGTCCGACAGCCGGGCCGACGAGGCCCCGTCAGAGGCCTGTGCCCGCATCATTGAGTCCATTCCCGACGGATATCGGGGGCAACGGCGGCTCCGGTATCTTGCGGAGCAAACGGCCAAGCTCTCGCCGAAACGAGAGCGGGCCCTCCGAGACCACGTGAACCAGTTCGTTGAACGGACGCTGGAACTGGACGCCAGCGACATGGACCTTGGGGGCCGGGCCTGCGACGGCAACGTGTGGTATCGGGTCGACGGTGAGAAGCGACGAGAAGACGCGTTCGGCACGTACGACCCGCTGGAGACCGATGTCCTGGTCCTCAATCTCCTCAACGAGAAGCAGACCAAGCAGCTCTTGAACGAGGGGGCGGCGGACTTCTCGTACCGGTTGCAGAGCGTCACGGGCGAGGACGGACGGCCCCGCCGGTTCCGGGCCACGGCGTACTCGGATTACGACCACGCCGCCCTCAACATGCGCGCCATCACCGACGAGGTGTTTGCGCTGGAGGACCTGAACTTCCACGAGAAAATTCAGAAGGGCATGATGTTTCGGCACGTCCGGGATGGGCTCACCCTCATCACGGGCGTCACGGGGTCGGGGAAAAGCACCACGCTCGACGCCATCATCGACGCGAATAATGAGGACTTCCCGGGCCACGTCGTCGTGATCGCCCAGCCGGTGGAGTACATGCACAAGCCGAAGAAGTGCATCGTGCGACACCGCGAGGTCGGCAAAGACGTGGAGACCTTCAAGGCCGGCATTACGCAGGCCCTGCGCCAGGACCCCGACATCGTCGTTATCGGGGAGATGCGCGACCCGGAGACGATTCAGGCGGCCCTCGAAATCACCGACTCGGGCCACAAGGTCTTCTCCACGCTCCACACCTCCTCGGCCATGGAGACCATCGACCGCATCGTGGCGGAGGTGCCCCCCGAAGAGCAGCAGCGCGTACGGCACCGCCTCGCCGATGTGCTACGGTGCGTGATTTCGCAGCAGCTGCTCCCCAAGATGGGCGGCGGCCGCCAGATGGCGAAAGAGGTGCTGTGGGTGGGCTCGTCCGCCCGCGCGGCAATCAAAAATGACAACGTGGGCGAGGTGTACCAGATGATGTGGGAGGGCGGGAAACAGGGACAGACCACGCTGGAGCAGGATCTCTACCGCCTCGTGCGGAAGAAGAAAATCAAGCCCGAGCACGCGATGGACTACGCGAACAACAAGAAGCGCCTCCGTCGCCTGTTCTAG